In Kitasatospora gansuensis, a genomic segment contains:
- a CDS encoding S8 family serine peptidase gives MALPTRVRRALAVAVAGLLGSTALTAPPAAAATGPGLTGATAPASRHTVTLITGEKADLVTDAAGRSRVSLQPDEQGRIPVHFTRQVNGDQYVFPQRAAAALAAGSVDKALFNISALVRQGYDDQGAKALPVIAVYRDQQTADLSAPARSRAAGVKSLKAVHGVAYRADKAAANRTWDTLVDRAGNGRDGLAKLWLDQKVKATLESETGQIGAPAAWALGLGGQGVKVAVLDTGIDADHPDLAGRVLDARNFTSETTGTPDTDVHDAVGHGTFVASEIAGTGAASQGAQRGVAAEAGLLVGKVLDDYGSGTDSQIIAGMQWAVDSGADVASMSLGSAEPTDCTDPMSVAAQNLAKSSKTLFVVAAGNLGRYQSVSSPGCAPDVLTVGAVDSVDRTASFSSRGSVTGVHTLKPEIAAPGVDVTAAAAGGRGVYAYTAMSGTSMATPLVAGAAALLKQRHPDWTADRLKAALVSSADPTLAGDVQQIGGGRLRVGQAVRQTVLGSPAVGFGRFGWPQVKADTRTVQLPYTNTGDAPVRLRLTVQRTDGDDDSAIGSRIVRLGRESVTVPAGATVQVPLTLDPTARLTGGQYGDVTGRVLATDEAGRTVSTPFNAYVEPETLSVRVKLTDRDGRPATGDTGSSVDLIDISQSTGQRAAPDANGDITLRLRPGVFSLTGFVVTPDHRDATGEAAPRSVAAMAMPEFRLTKDTVLTLDARKADRVEVRADRTVRTLDATLELSRWWGDKWVDAIGARIGNAPVELYSWGSGKASTGGFEAGSYLRLGAPPVVFTGAGVTLEPNYLPYAAEAHLPAAGSAGLVAARSASAADLAAAGVTGRLVLLPDDGTDANQVSANAQAAGAVAVLTYRPTPGSFRKNDISTQAPVFQITADQAAELTARLARGTVTLDWVSTPDSPYVYNLAFHDAQQVRGSQRRTVRDRELATVTETWHSLGAATHMFEYADAVRPWNPYAQIPAFQGLVAAPLTRTAYYTADDGQWAHAVQSSWPFAEYLTDLNRSYRKGESRTEEWYRGVLRPTAGTGTDGAARLVGERQGDRIGVDFSRSLWNDADPDHTGTMSNFGDAAGVELLADGTSLGESWYGPFNVWELPTGDARYLLRLTQQRFHHRDVWQRSSAVRTEFSFRSHGDPAVYSQALPLLFPSYDLPVDADNTVAAGPLRIGLSATGQAGWTPGPLGSATLAYSYDDGSTWTPGTLTRSQGRWTAAVDHTGVAAGTKVALRVTLTAADGVSVTQTVADAYAVR, from the coding sequence ATGGCATTGCCGACCCGCGTCCGTCGGGCGCTGGCGGTCGCGGTCGCCGGTCTGCTCGGCAGCACCGCGCTGACCGCCCCACCCGCCGCCGCAGCGACCGGCCCCGGCCTCACGGGCGCGACCGCGCCCGCGTCCCGGCACACCGTCACCCTGATCACCGGCGAGAAGGCCGACCTGGTCACCGACGCCGCCGGCCGGTCCCGGGTGTCCCTCCAGCCGGACGAACAGGGCCGGATACCCGTCCACTTCACCCGCCAGGTCAACGGCGACCAGTACGTCTTCCCGCAGCGGGCCGCCGCCGCGCTGGCGGCGGGCTCGGTCGACAAGGCGCTGTTCAACATCAGCGCTCTGGTCCGCCAGGGCTACGACGACCAGGGCGCCAAGGCCCTCCCGGTGATCGCGGTCTACCGCGACCAGCAGACCGCCGACCTCAGCGCCCCGGCCCGCAGCCGGGCCGCCGGGGTGAAGTCGCTGAAGGCCGTGCACGGCGTCGCGTACCGCGCCGACAAGGCTGCGGCGAACCGGACCTGGGACACCCTGGTGGACCGGGCCGGCAACGGCCGGGACGGTCTGGCCAAGCTCTGGCTGGATCAGAAGGTCAAGGCCACCCTGGAGTCCGAGACCGGACAGATCGGCGCCCCCGCCGCCTGGGCCCTCGGTCTCGGCGGACAGGGCGTCAAGGTCGCGGTGCTGGACACCGGCATCGACGCCGACCACCCCGACCTGGCCGGCCGGGTGCTGGACGCCCGCAACTTCACCTCCGAAACCACCGGGACCCCCGACACCGACGTCCACGACGCGGTCGGCCACGGCACCTTCGTCGCCTCCGAGATCGCCGGCACCGGCGCCGCGAGCCAGGGTGCCCAGCGCGGCGTGGCCGCCGAGGCCGGGCTGCTGGTCGGCAAAGTGCTGGACGACTACGGCTCCGGCACCGACTCCCAGATCATCGCGGGCATGCAGTGGGCCGTCGACTCCGGCGCCGACGTCGCCTCGATGTCACTCGGCAGCGCCGAACCCACCGACTGCACCGACCCGATGTCGGTGGCCGCGCAGAACCTGGCGAAGAGCTCGAAGACGCTGTTCGTGGTCGCGGCGGGCAACCTCGGGCGGTACCAGTCGGTCTCCTCGCCCGGCTGCGCGCCGGACGTGCTGACCGTCGGCGCCGTCGACTCGGTCGACCGCACCGCCTCGTTCTCCAGCCGGGGTTCGGTCACCGGCGTGCACACCCTCAAGCCGGAGATCGCCGCCCCCGGCGTGGACGTCACCGCGGCCGCGGCCGGCGGCCGGGGCGTGTACGCGTACACCGCGATGTCCGGCACCTCGATGGCCACCCCGCTGGTGGCCGGGGCCGCCGCGCTGCTGAAGCAGCGTCACCCCGACTGGACCGCCGACCGGCTCAAAGCCGCGCTGGTCTCCTCCGCCGACCCGACCCTGGCGGGCGACGTGCAGCAGATCGGCGGCGGCCGGCTCCGGGTCGGCCAGGCCGTCCGGCAGACCGTGCTCGGCTCCCCCGCCGTCGGCTTCGGCCGGTTCGGCTGGCCGCAGGTGAAGGCCGACACCCGCACCGTCCAGCTCCCCTACACCAACACCGGCGACGCGCCGGTCAGGCTCCGGCTGACCGTGCAGCGCACCGACGGTGACGACGACTCGGCGATCGGCTCACGGATCGTCCGGCTCGGCCGGGAAAGCGTGACCGTCCCGGCGGGCGCCACCGTGCAGGTACCGCTCACCCTCGACCCGACCGCCCGGCTGACGGGTGGTCAGTACGGCGACGTCACCGGCCGGGTGCTGGCCACCGACGAGGCCGGGCGCACCGTCTCGACCCCGTTCAACGCCTACGTCGAGCCGGAGACCCTCTCCGTCCGGGTGAAGCTGACCGACCGGGACGGCCGCCCGGCCACCGGCGACACCGGCAGCTCGGTGGACCTGATCGACATCAGCCAGTCCACCGGGCAGCGCGCCGCTCCGGACGCCAACGGTGACATCACCCTGCGGCTGCGCCCCGGCGTCTTCTCGCTCACCGGCTTCGTGGTCACCCCCGACCACCGGGACGCCACCGGTGAGGCCGCCCCGCGCTCGGTGGCCGCGATGGCGATGCCCGAGTTCCGGCTGACCAAGGACACCGTGCTCACCCTGGACGCCCGCAAGGCCGACCGGGTCGAGGTCCGCGCCGACCGCACCGTGCGCACCCTGGACGCCACCCTCGAACTCTCCCGCTGGTGGGGCGACAAGTGGGTGGACGCGATCGGCGCCCGGATCGGCAACGCCCCGGTGGAGCTGTACAGCTGGGGCTCCGGCAAGGCGAGCACCGGCGGCTTCGAGGCCGGCAGCTACCTGCGGCTCGGCGCCCCGCCGGTGGTGTTCACCGGCGCCGGGGTGACCCTGGAACCGAACTACCTGCCGTACGCCGCCGAGGCGCACCTGCCCGCCGCCGGTTCGGCCGGACTGGTGGCCGCCCGCAGCGCCTCCGCCGCCGACCTCGCGGCGGCCGGGGTCACCGGACGGCTGGTGCTGCTGCCGGACGACGGCACCGACGCGAACCAGGTGAGCGCCAACGCCCAGGCGGCCGGAGCGGTCGCGGTGCTGACGTACCGTCCGACGCCGGGCTCGTTCCGGAAGAACGACATCAGCACGCAGGCCCCGGTCTTCCAGATCACCGCCGACCAGGCCGCCGAGCTGACCGCCCGACTGGCCCGGGGCACGGTGACCCTCGACTGGGTCTCCACTCCGGACAGCCCCTACGTCTACAACCTGGCCTTCCACGACGCCCAGCAGGTGCGCGGCAGCCAGCGGCGCACCGTGCGCGACCGCGAGCTGGCCACCGTCACCGAGACCTGGCACTCGCTGGGCGCCGCGACCCACATGTTCGAGTACGCCGACGCGGTCCGGCCATGGAACCCCTACGCGCAGATCCCGGCCTTCCAGGGCCTGGTCGCCGCGCCGCTGACCCGGACCGCGTACTACACCGCCGACGACGGGCAGTGGGCGCACGCGGTGCAGAGCAGCTGGCCGTTCGCCGAGTACCTGACGGACCTCAACCGCTCCTACCGCAAGGGTGAGAGCCGCACCGAGGAGTGGTATCGGGGCGTGCTGCGCCCGACCGCCGGCACCGGCACCGACGGGGCCGCCCGGCTGGTCGGCGAGCGGCAGGGCGACCGGATCGGCGTCGACTTCTCCCGCTCGCTGTGGAACGACGCCGACCCCGACCACACCGGCACCATGTCGAACTTCGGCGACGCCGCCGGGGTGGAGCTGCTGGCCGACGGCACGTCACTCGGCGAGTCCTGGTACGGCCCGTTCAACGTCTGGGAGCTGCCGACCGGCGACGCCCGGTACCTGCTGAGGCTCACTCAGCAGCGGTTCCACCACCGGGACGTCTGGCAGCGGTCGAGCGCGGTGCGGACCGAGTTCTCGTTCCGCTCGCACGGCGATCCGGCCGTGTACTCGCAGGCGCTGCCGCTGCTCTTCCCGTCCTACGACCTGCCGGTGGACGCGGACAACACGGTGGCGGCCGGCCCGCTGCGGATCGGCCTGTCCGCCACCGGCCAGGCCGGATGGACGCCCGGACCGCTCGGCTCGGCCACCCTGGCGTACTCCTACGACGACGGCAGCACCTGGACGCCCGGCACCCTGACCCGTAGTCAGGGCCGGTGGACCGCCGCCGTCGACCACACCGGCGTGGCGGCGGGCACCAAGGTCGCTCTGCGGGTCACCCTGACGGCGGCCGACGGAGTGTCGGTGACCCAGACCGTCGCCGACGCGTACGCGGTGCGGTGA
- a CDS encoding bestrophin-like domain, protein MALSALVVSLAAAGAAALLAWLSHVVLHRRGLPDTGPAVGTAAGAVFSFFVVTMAFLLVSSTGALATARQANYAEAAATVDVYLAAERLPEPAGRQLREQAEAYLHQVIEVEWAQLEREETDVRTFGTPYRMHRIVQDLPPEVPALAAGDAHDAMAALLTQRRVRTATANDGAPAFLLLTLAGAAVLSVVFLVLLGWPKGARGLVAIAVVGGVFAFSIWLVVQIDHPYASGIRVMPEAFQEALERIALIRAAGY, encoded by the coding sequence ATGGCACTGTCCGCGCTGGTCGTTTCGCTCGCCGCCGCCGGAGCCGCCGCGCTGCTGGCCTGGCTGAGCCATGTGGTCCTGCACCGTCGGGGCCTGCCGGACACCGGGCCCGCCGTCGGAACCGCGGCGGGCGCGGTGTTCTCCTTCTTCGTCGTCACGATGGCGTTCCTGCTGGTCAGTTCGACCGGGGCGCTGGCCACCGCGCGGCAGGCCAACTACGCCGAGGCGGCGGCCACCGTCGACGTCTACCTGGCCGCCGAGCGGCTCCCGGAGCCGGCCGGGCGGCAGCTCCGGGAGCAGGCCGAGGCGTACCTGCACCAGGTGATCGAGGTGGAGTGGGCGCAGCTGGAGCGGGAGGAGACGGACGTGCGGACCTTCGGCACGCCGTACCGGATGCACCGGATCGTCCAGGACCTGCCGCCCGAGGTGCCCGCGCTCGCGGCCGGTGACGCGCACGACGCGATGGCCGCGCTGCTGACGCAGCGTCGGGTGCGGACGGCCACCGCCAACGACGGCGCCCCCGCCTTCCTGCTGCTGACGCTGGCCGGCGCGGCGGTGCTGTCGGTGGTCTTCCTGGTGCTGCTGGGCTGGCCCAAGGGGGCCCGGGGGCTGGTCGCGATAGCGGTGGTGGGCGGGGTCTTCGCGTTCTCGATCTGGCTGGTGGTGCAGATCGACCACCCCTACGCCTCCGGCATCAGGGTGATGCCGGAGGCGTTCCAGGAAGCCCTGGAGCGGATCGCCCTGATCAGGGCGGCGGGCTACTGA
- a CDS encoding alpha/beta hydrolase has protein sequence MSVKPTIVLVHGFWGGAAHWAKVIVELDRRGFTDLRAVENPLTSLAEDAERTRRMVRQVDGPVLLVGHSYGGAVITEAGDLPNVVGLVYVAAFAPDAGESPGAITQEFPPAAFENLAPDSDGYLWVKPEKFHESFCQDLSAEEALVMAVTQKAPLASTFGDEVTAPAWRAKPSWYQVSTEDHMIHPDNQRRMAARMGTRKTVELRAGHASLASLPGPVADLIEEAASAV, from the coding sequence ATGTCGGTCAAGCCCACCATCGTCCTGGTCCACGGCTTCTGGGGCGGCGCCGCCCACTGGGCCAAGGTGATCGTCGAGCTGGACCGGCGCGGCTTCACCGACCTGCGGGCGGTGGAGAACCCGCTGACCTCGCTCGCGGAGGACGCCGAACGCACCCGCCGGATGGTCCGTCAGGTCGACGGGCCGGTGCTGCTGGTGGGCCACTCGTACGGCGGCGCGGTGATCACCGAGGCCGGTGACCTGCCGAACGTGGTCGGCCTGGTCTACGTCGCGGCGTTCGCCCCCGACGCCGGGGAGAGCCCCGGAGCGATCACCCAGGAGTTCCCGCCCGCCGCCTTCGAGAACCTCGCTCCGGACTCCGACGGCTACCTGTGGGTCAAGCCCGAGAAGTTCCACGAGAGCTTCTGCCAGGACCTGAGCGCCGAGGAGGCCCTGGTGATGGCGGTCACCCAGAAGGCCCCGCTGGCCTCCACCTTCGGCGACGAGGTCACCGCCCCGGCCTGGCGGGCCAAGCCCAGCTGGTACCAGGTCTCCACCGAGGACCACATGATCCATCCGGACAACCAGCGCCGGATGGCCGCGCGGATGGGCACCCGCAAGACCGTCGAGCTGCGCGCGGGCCACGCCTCGCTCGCCTCACTGCCCGGGCCGGTCGCCGACCTGATCGAGGAAGCCGCCTCGGCGGTCTGA
- a CDS encoding M1 family metallopeptidase, protein MSPKQVPPPGVDPYFPTHGDARYRVHRYELALDYRPGPNRLGGSARLSAVAGGAALAEFALDLAEFRIGRVLVDGKAAHYTHRAGKLRIRPAKALAAGAAFTVEVHYTGNPKPVRSQWGGLGWEELTDGALVASQPIGASSWYPCNDRPADKASYQISVTTPSPYTVVASGRLLTKTTRSSSTTWVYEQSAPTASYLVTVSIGQYQTVRLIEGSSTPRPNRTVPQTAYLPARLVPEFTIDFGRQAWMMHHFEELFGPYPFGEYAVVVADEELDVPVEAQGLATFGTNHLDGSRTSERLVAHELAHQWFGNSVTIADWRHIWLNEGFAKYAEWIWAEHAGGRTAAEHAAAAHALLAGLPQDLRLGDPGRKLMFDDRLYQRGGLTVHALRCELGDEAFFRLVKDWAVRHRHGVVSTLDFTAHADRYASAPLDGLFHAWLYDPLLPPLPGASR, encoded by the coding sequence GTGAGTCCCAAGCAGGTGCCGCCTCCCGGCGTCGACCCCTACTTCCCGACCCACGGGGACGCCCGCTACCGGGTGCACCGCTACGAACTCGCGCTGGACTACCGGCCAGGGCCCAACCGCCTGGGCGGCTCGGCCCGGCTGAGCGCGGTGGCGGGCGGCGCGGCGCTGGCCGAGTTCGCGCTCGACCTGGCCGAGTTCCGGATCGGCCGGGTGCTGGTGGACGGCAAGGCCGCGCACTACACCCACCGGGCGGGCAAGCTGCGGATCCGCCCGGCCAAGGCGCTGGCCGCCGGGGCGGCGTTCACCGTCGAGGTGCACTACACCGGCAACCCGAAGCCGGTCCGCAGCCAGTGGGGCGGCCTGGGCTGGGAGGAACTGACGGACGGTGCCCTGGTGGCCAGTCAGCCGATCGGCGCCTCGTCCTGGTACCCGTGCAACGACCGCCCGGCGGACAAGGCGAGCTACCAGATCTCGGTCACCACCCCGTCCCCGTACACGGTGGTGGCCAGCGGCCGGCTGCTCACCAAGACCACCCGGTCCTCCAGCACCACCTGGGTGTACGAGCAGTCCGCGCCCACCGCCAGCTACCTGGTGACGGTCTCGATCGGCCAGTACCAGACCGTCCGGCTGATCGAGGGCTCCTCGACCCCCCGGCCGAACCGGACGGTGCCGCAGACCGCCTACCTGCCGGCCCGGCTGGTGCCCGAGTTCACCATCGACTTCGGCCGGCAGGCCTGGATGATGCACCACTTCGAGGAGCTGTTCGGTCCTTACCCGTTCGGCGAGTACGCGGTGGTGGTGGCCGACGAGGAGCTCGACGTGCCGGTCGAGGCGCAGGGCCTGGCCACCTTCGGCACCAACCACCTGGACGGCAGCCGGACCTCCGAGCGGCTGGTCGCGCACGAGCTGGCCCACCAGTGGTTCGGCAACAGCGTCACGATCGCCGACTGGCGGCACATCTGGCTGAACGAGGGCTTCGCCAAGTACGCCGAGTGGATCTGGGCCGAGCACGCGGGCGGCCGCACCGCCGCCGAGCACGCCGCCGCCGCGCACGCCCTGCTGGCCGGGTTGCCGCAGGACCTGCGGCTCGGCGACCCGGGCCGGAAGCTGATGTTCGACGACCGGCTGTACCAGCGCGGCGGGCTCACCGTGCACGCGCTGCGCTGCGAGCTCGGCGACGAGGCCTTCTTCCGGCTGGTGAAGGACTGGGCGGTGAGGCACCGTCACGGGGTGGTCTCCACGCTCGACTTCACCGCGCACGCCGACCGCTACGCGAGCGCGCCGCTGGACGGGCTGTTCCACGCCTGGCTGTATGACCCGCTGCTGCCGCCACTGCCGGGCGCGTCACGGTAG
- a CDS encoding Pls/PosA family non-ribosomal peptide synthetase, whose protein sequence is MTTEISTEQDQRALFSAGKAPATRTLLDVLEDTARAHPQEPALDDGRSTLSYRALAAEVETVRRRLAAAGIGAGDRVGIRVPSGSNDLYVCILAVLAAGAAYVPVDAEDPDERAELVFGEAAVAAVLGAGRALTVTGRPTTGRPNVRPTPADDAWIIFTSGSTGKPKGVAVTHANAAAFVDAEAAMFLQDEPIGPGDRVMAGLSVAFDASCEEMWLAWRYGACLVPVPRSQVRGGADLGPWLAEQEITVVSTVPTLAALWPAEALIEVRLLIFGGEACPPELVQRLVTEGREVWNTYGPTEATVVACGALLTGEGPVRIGLPLDGWELAVVDEAGQPVPMGGTGQLVIGGVGLARYLDAEKDAEKYAPLESLGWERAYRSGDLVQADPEGLVFLGRGDEQIKLGGRRIELGEVDAALQALPGVAGAAAAVRTAKGGNQLLVGYLVTQEGWDQAAAVEQLRAELPAALVPLLAPVESLPTRTSGKVDRDALPWPLPGLTTGGPGEQLYGTEAWLAEQWTEILGVQVGSAQDDFFAIGGGSLAAARLTTLLRGRYPAAAVLDIYQQPTLRKLARHLERSAQGDGAARTIALVPTRAKVVQTLLLLPLFTLVGLRWTVGLLALGNALAWFGSYPWAPTASWWVVGAGALLLFSPPGRLAIAAGGARLLLRGLRPGSYPRGGGMHLRLWTAERLAEVSGATALSGAWLVRYGRALGARIGPEVDLHSLPPVTGLLRLGRGCAIEAEVDLSGYWLDGDRLEVGQVRVGSGAVIGTRSTLLPGARVGKRAQVAPGSGVTGQIPTGQRWAGAPAVKLGKAERSWPKQRPPRRARWAAAYGASGLGLSLLPVLSALAALLVVSRFVHPGDSLGTALTGALLALVPATLAYGLVYATLLLAGVRLLSLGLRTGSHPLHGRIGWQAWTVSQLMDLARGTLFPLYAGLITPYWLRALGMKIGSRAEVSTVLALPSLTTVGDGAFLADDTLIAPYELGGGWLRLGEAEIGERAFLGNSGMTALGRAVPDRGLVGVLSATPKKAKKGSSYLGMPPMRLPRSADTADQSLTYDPPARLLWARGLVEVCRLVPVFASAALGALTLAGLAQLAAAGSVLLAALLSGVVLLAVGLVACLVSAAAKWLLVGRFRAVEHPLWSGFVWRNELADTFVEVLAVPWLVGAVPGTPVLNLWLRALGAKVGRGVWCETYWLPEADLVTLGDGATVNRGCVVQTHLFHDRIMRMDTVILHEGATLGPGGIVLPGSTVGARSTLGPASLVMRAESVPADTRWLGNPIESWQS, encoded by the coding sequence GTGACGACGGAGATCTCCACCGAGCAGGACCAGAGAGCGCTGTTCTCGGCGGGTAAGGCCCCGGCGACCCGGACCCTGCTCGACGTGCTGGAGGACACCGCCCGGGCGCACCCGCAGGAGCCCGCTCTCGACGACGGCCGCAGCACGCTGAGCTACCGGGCGCTGGCCGCCGAGGTGGAGACGGTGCGCCGCCGGCTGGCCGCCGCCGGGATCGGGGCCGGTGACCGGGTCGGGATCCGGGTGCCGTCCGGCAGCAACGACCTCTACGTCTGCATCCTGGCGGTGCTCGCCGCCGGTGCCGCGTACGTCCCGGTGGACGCCGAGGACCCGGACGAGCGGGCCGAGCTGGTCTTCGGCGAGGCCGCCGTCGCCGCCGTGCTAGGCGCCGGGCGCGCGCTCACCGTGACCGGCCGGCCGACCACGGGCCGCCCCAACGTCAGGCCCACCCCGGCCGACGACGCCTGGATCATCTTCACCTCCGGCTCCACCGGGAAGCCGAAGGGCGTCGCCGTCACGCACGCGAACGCCGCCGCCTTCGTGGACGCCGAGGCCGCGATGTTCCTGCAGGACGAGCCGATCGGCCCGGGCGACCGGGTGATGGCCGGGCTCTCGGTCGCCTTCGACGCCTCCTGCGAGGAGATGTGGCTGGCGTGGCGCTACGGCGCCTGCCTGGTGCCCGTCCCGCGCTCGCAGGTGCGCGGCGGCGCGGACCTCGGCCCCTGGCTGGCCGAGCAGGAGATCACCGTGGTCTCGACCGTGCCGACGCTGGCCGCGCTCTGGCCCGCCGAGGCGCTGATCGAGGTCCGGCTGCTGATCTTCGGCGGTGAGGCCTGCCCGCCCGAACTGGTCCAGCGCCTGGTCACCGAGGGCCGTGAGGTGTGGAACACGTACGGGCCGACCGAGGCCACCGTGGTCGCCTGCGGCGCGCTGCTCACCGGCGAGGGCCCGGTCAGGATCGGCCTGCCGCTGGACGGCTGGGAGCTGGCGGTCGTGGACGAGGCCGGGCAGCCCGTCCCGATGGGCGGCACCGGCCAGCTGGTGATCGGCGGCGTCGGCCTGGCCCGCTACCTGGACGCCGAGAAGGACGCCGAGAAGTACGCCCCGCTGGAGTCGCTCGGCTGGGAGCGCGCCTACCGCAGCGGTGACCTGGTGCAGGCCGACCCCGAGGGGCTGGTCTTCCTCGGCCGGGGCGACGAGCAGATCAAGCTCGGCGGCCGCCGGATCGAGCTCGGCGAGGTGGACGCCGCCCTCCAGGCGCTGCCCGGGGTGGCCGGCGCGGCCGCGGCGGTCCGGACCGCCAAGGGCGGCAACCAGCTGCTGGTCGGCTACCTGGTCACCCAGGAGGGCTGGGACCAGGCCGCCGCCGTCGAGCAGCTGCGGGCCGAACTCCCGGCCGCCCTGGTGCCGTTGCTCGCCCCGGTGGAGAGCCTGCCGACCCGGACCTCCGGCAAGGTGGACCGGGACGCGCTGCCCTGGCCGCTGCCGGGGCTGACCACCGGCGGGCCCGGCGAACAGCTCTACGGCACCGAGGCCTGGCTGGCCGAGCAGTGGACCGAGATCCTCGGGGTCCAGGTCGGCAGCGCCCAGGACGACTTCTTCGCGATCGGCGGCGGCAGCCTGGCCGCGGCCCGGCTGACCACCCTGCTGCGCGGCCGGTACCCGGCCGCCGCCGTGCTGGACATCTACCAGCAGCCCACCCTGCGCAAGCTGGCCCGGCACCTGGAGCGCTCCGCCCAGGGCGACGGCGCCGCCCGCACCATCGCGCTGGTGCCGACCCGGGCCAAGGTGGTGCAGACGCTGTTGCTGCTGCCGCTGTTCACCCTGGTCGGCCTGCGCTGGACGGTCGGGCTGCTGGCGCTGGGCAACGCGCTGGCCTGGTTCGGCAGCTACCCGTGGGCGCCGACCGCCTCCTGGTGGGTGGTCGGCGCGGGCGCGCTGCTGCTGTTCAGCCCGCCGGGACGGCTGGCGATCGCGGCCGGCGGCGCCCGGCTGCTGCTGCGCGGCCTGCGCCCCGGCAGCTACCCGCGCGGCGGCGGCATGCACCTGCGGCTGTGGACCGCCGAGCGGCTGGCCGAGGTCTCCGGCGCCACCGCGCTGTCCGGCGCCTGGCTGGTCCGCTACGGCCGCGCGCTCGGCGCCCGGATCGGCCCCGAGGTGGACCTGCACTCGCTGCCGCCGGTCACCGGCCTGCTCCGGCTCGGCCGGGGCTGCGCGATCGAGGCCGAGGTCGACCTGTCCGGCTACTGGCTGGACGGCGACCGGCTCGAGGTCGGCCAGGTCAGGGTCGGCTCCGGCGCGGTGATCGGCACCCGAAGCACCCTGCTGCCCGGCGCCCGGGTCGGCAAGCGGGCCCAGGTCGCACCCGGCTCGGGCGTCACCGGCCAGATCCCCACCGGCCAGCGCTGGGCGGGCGCACCCGCCGTCAAACTCGGCAAGGCGGAGCGCAGTTGGCCCAAGCAGCGCCCACCGCGCCGGGCCCGCTGGGCCGCGGCGTACGGCGCCAGCGGCCTCGGCCTGAGCCTGCTGCCGGTGCTCTCCGCGCTGGCCGCGCTGCTCGTGGTCAGCCGCTTCGTGCACCCCGGTGACAGCCTGGGCACCGCGCTGACCGGCGCCCTGCTCGCGCTGGTCCCGGCCACGCTGGCCTACGGCCTGGTGTACGCGACCCTGCTGCTGGCCGGCGTCCGGCTGCTGAGCCTGGGTCTGCGGACGGGCAGTCACCCGCTGCACGGCCGGATCGGCTGGCAGGCCTGGACGGTCAGTCAGCTGATGGACCTGGCCCGGGGCACGCTCTTCCCGCTGTACGCGGGCCTGATCACCCCGTACTGGCTGCGGGCGCTCGGCATGAAGATCGGCAGCCGGGCCGAGGTCTCCACGGTGCTCGCGCTGCCCAGCCTGACCACCGTCGGGGACGGCGCCTTCCTGGCCGACGACACCCTGATCGCCCCGTACGAACTGGGCGGCGGCTGGCTGCGGCTCGGTGAGGCGGAGATCGGCGAGCGGGCCTTCCTCGGCAACTCGGGGATGACCGCGCTCGGCCGGGCGGTGCCCGACCGGGGGCTGGTGGGGGTGCTCTCGGCCACGCCGAAGAAGGCCAAGAAGGGCAGCTCGTACCTGGGCATGCCGCCGATGCGGCTGCCCCGCTCGGCCGACACCGCCGACCAGAGCCTGACCTACGACCCGCCGGCCCGGCTGCTCTGGGCCCGGGGCCTGGTCGAGGTCTGCCGGCTGGTGCCGGTGTTCGCCTCCGCCGCGCTGGGCGCGCTGACCCTGGCCGGGCTGGCCCAGCTGGCCGCCGCCGGTTCGGTGCTGCTGGCCGCGCTGCTCTCCGGCGTGGTGCTGCTGGCCGTCGGGCTGGTGGCCTGTCTGGTGTCGGCGGCCGCCAAGTGGCTGCTGGTCGGCCGGTTCCGGGCCGTCGAGCACCCGCTGTGGAGCGGCTTCGTCTGGCGCAACGAGCTGGCCGACACCTTCGTCGAGGTGCTCGCGGTGCCCTGGCTGGTCGGCGCGGTGCCCGGCACGCCGGTGCTCAACCTCTGGCTGCGCGCGCTCGGCGCCAAGGTCGGTCGGGGCGTCTGGTGCGAGACCTACTGGCTGCCCGAGGCGGACCTGGTCACGCTCGGGGACGGGGCCACCGTCAACCGGGGCTGCGTCGTGCAGACCCACCTCTTCCACGACCGGATCATGCGGATGGATACTGTGATCCTTCACGAGGGAGCCACCCTCGGCCCGGGCGGCATCGTGCTGCCCGGCAGCACCGTCGGCGCGCGCAGCACCCTGGGGCCCGCCTCGCTGGTGATGCGTGCGGAGTCCGTCCCGGCCGACACCCGCTGGCTGGGCAACCCGATCGAATCCTGGCAGTCCTGA
- a CDS encoding MarR family winged helix-turn-helix transcriptional regulator yields the protein MNPTAPTTAPAPGPSPGPELLMEQLAHAAACYYRSFAVVAGSQGLTLIQGKLLSLLSRPMPMRALAELLGCDASNVTGLVDRLEARGLLRREPDPADRRVKTVLLTPEGEAAVRRIRAEIITGLPGLAQLAAAERRSLSELLDRAFPHGAGA from the coding sequence ATGAACCCGACCGCACCGACCACCGCCCCCGCGCCCGGTCCCAGCCCTGGCCCCGAGCTGCTCATGGAGCAGCTCGCCCACGCCGCCGCCTGCTACTACCGGAGCTTCGCCGTGGTGGCCGGGAGTCAGGGCCTCACCCTGATCCAGGGCAAGCTGCTCAGCTTGCTGAGCCGGCCGATGCCGATGCGGGCCCTCGCCGAGCTGCTCGGCTGCGACGCCTCCAACGTCACCGGCCTGGTCGACCGGCTGGAGGCGCGCGGCCTGCTCCGCCGGGAGCCCGACCCGGCCGACCGCCGGGTCAAGACGGTGCTGCTGACCCCGGAGGGCGAGGCCGCCGTCCGGCGGATCAGGGCCGAGATCATCACCGGCCTGCCCGGCCTGGCGCAGCTCGCCGCTGCCGAGCGCCGCAGTCTGTCGGAGCTGCTCGATCGGGCCTTCCCGCACGGGGCCGGCGCCTGA